The genome window TGAAGTTCTGCTCCTTGATGTGTACATTCCATTAACAATGCCATATACTCTGTTTCATTGAATCGATAAATACAAATAGGAAATTGTAATATTTCATTCTGAGCGATAATGTATTTTTTATATTCTATTTTTCCATTTGAATTAATTTCAAAATCAGTAATTGGAACTAAAAGATCTGAACCTTTTATTTCTTTTGACAAGACTTGTGCTGAGGAACAGCTTTCTAATAAAGAAATACCTGCAATAGTTGCTAAACAACCAAAACCGCATGTTTTAAGAAAATCTTTTCTATTCATTTTATAAGGATTTTAAAAATTTTAGTACTGCATTTTTATCTGCTTGAGAAAGACTATTAAATGCGGTTCTACTACCAGTTGCTTCACCACCATGCATAGAAATGGCTTGTTC of Flavobacterium channae contains these proteins:
- a CDS encoding QcrA and Rieske domain-containing protein — its product is MNRKDFLKTCGFGCLATIAGISLLESCSSAQVLSKEIKGSDLLVPITDFEINSNGKIEYKKYIIAQNEILQFPICIYRFNETEYMALLMECTHQGAELQVFGDKLQCAAHGSEFSNKGIVESGPASTDLRKFPVRIENNILKVSLK